A window of Haliscomenobacter hydrossis DSM 1100 contains these coding sequences:
- a CDS encoding M16 family metallopeptidase: MKRSIFLLALLLSSVLTQLWAKPPKFEWKQATANGYTYRYVANDPMQTRFYTLKNGLTVILSPNKKEPRIRTLIAVRAGSNTDPATNTGLAHYLEHLLFKGTDKIGSLDWAKEKPLLDQIDALYEQYNKTTDPDKRAEIYREIDKVSGEAAKFAIANEYDKTMKNMGSVGTNAHTSVEETVYEEDIPSNAIDRFLTLQAERFRKPIFRIFHTELEAVYEEKNRTLDEDPRKILYASLSGVFPSHNYGQQTTIGTIEHLKNPSLVEIRNYYNKYYVANNMAFIFAGDFNPDEVIKKIDQKFGFLPNKPVPEYKPVPEKPLLGETVKEVWGPSAESVRINFRMPGEWDVKSSVLLTLCDEILSNAQAGLIDLNLNKAQKIQGGGSSNYRFKDYSVEFLFGTPKQGQSLEEVKNLLMAQLDKLKKGEFEEWLIKAIVANYKLNALRNLENNDDRANRLSDIFIRNKGQLWADEVAKLDAMGLVSKQQVVDFAKKHFSAGYVVVYKRQGEDKSAQKVQKPTITPVAVNKDAQSPLFKEINQMPLSPIAPAWMDYQKDFQRDQIKGAEFFYVQNKDDEQYRLSMRFEMGTWSNKLLPLAAQYLQLASTDKYTADQFSQELFKTATAYNFTPGQEFTTLTLSGLQEHLGAGLALVEELIRNCKADEQVWNNLKARLLKSRKDAKSNKNAIRAAVRTYAQYGAKNPFNHVLSDAEINALKAEDLVNLLKDLFNHKHQIIYYGPKTLAEIKPMLEKAHALPASFKANPAKVNYAKITQDKPQVLFANYDMVQTEIDWIRNTEMYNPQLAPTLNVFNNYFGAGGFSCLVVQTLRESKALAYATQAYYAPPGKKDERYTMQAYIQTQADKFKEAVEGMNELLNELPESEGFLTSAKTAIKNGIETDRTKGDDIVFSYLAAQLRGVDHDDRKHTYEKASSIAYNDLKAFHAANISNKAYTLCVLGSDKRLKMEDLKAYGEVKTMSLEELFGY, encoded by the coding sequence ATGAAAAGGAGTATATTTTTATTGGCACTGCTTTTGAGCAGTGTGCTCACTCAATTGTGGGCAAAACCACCCAAATTTGAATGGAAACAGGCTACAGCCAACGGCTATACTTATCGGTACGTCGCTAACGACCCGATGCAAACCCGTTTTTATACCCTGAAAAATGGCTTGACCGTCATTCTTTCACCCAATAAAAAGGAACCGCGCATCCGCACCCTGATTGCTGTACGTGCGGGCAGCAATACCGATCCTGCCACCAATACGGGTTTGGCCCACTATCTGGAGCACCTGTTGTTCAAAGGAACCGACAAAATTGGTTCGCTCGACTGGGCCAAAGAAAAACCATTGTTGGACCAAATCGACGCCCTGTACGAGCAGTACAACAAAACCACTGATCCCGATAAACGGGCCGAGATTTACCGTGAAATTGACAAAGTGTCGGGTGAGGCCGCCAAGTTTGCGATCGCCAATGAATACGACAAAACCATGAAAAACATGGGGAGCGTAGGCACCAATGCGCACACTTCAGTGGAAGAAACGGTATACGAAGAGGACATTCCTTCCAATGCCATCGACCGTTTTTTGACCTTACAGGCGGAGCGTTTCCGCAAGCCGATTTTCCGCATTTTTCACACCGAGTTGGAAGCCGTTTATGAGGAAAAAAACCGCACTTTGGACGAAGATCCCCGCAAGATTTTATACGCATCCTTGTCCGGGGTATTTCCAAGCCATAATTACGGCCAACAAACGACCATCGGTACCATCGAACACTTGAAAAATCCGTCCCTGGTTGAAATTCGGAACTACTACAACAAATACTACGTAGCCAACAACATGGCGTTCATTTTTGCCGGCGATTTTAACCCGGATGAGGTGATCAAAAAAATAGACCAAAAATTCGGTTTTTTGCCCAACAAACCGGTGCCCGAATACAAACCAGTCCCCGAAAAACCATTGCTGGGCGAAACCGTCAAAGAAGTCTGGGGCCCATCGGCAGAATCTGTTCGCATCAATTTCCGCATGCCGGGCGAATGGGATGTAAAATCCTCCGTGTTGCTGACCCTTTGTGACGAAATCCTTTCCAACGCCCAAGCCGGATTGATTGACCTCAACCTCAATAAGGCGCAGAAAATCCAGGGAGGAGGTTCGTCCAATTATCGCTTCAAGGATTATTCGGTGGAGTTCCTTTTTGGCACCCCCAAACAAGGTCAAAGCTTGGAAGAAGTGAAAAACCTGTTGATGGCGCAATTGGACAAGTTGAAAAAAGGGGAGTTTGAGGAATGGCTGATCAAAGCAATTGTCGCCAACTACAAACTCAATGCATTGCGTAACCTGGAAAACAATGACGATCGAGCCAATCGTTTGTCCGATATTTTCATCCGCAATAAGGGCCAACTGTGGGCCGACGAAGTAGCCAAACTGGATGCCATGGGATTGGTAAGTAAGCAGCAAGTGGTAGATTTTGCCAAGAAACATTTCAGTGCGGGTTATGTCGTGGTGTACAAGCGCCAGGGTGAGGATAAATCGGCACAGAAAGTACAAAAGCCCACCATTACCCCCGTTGCAGTGAACAAGGATGCTCAATCTCCACTGTTCAAAGAAATCAACCAAATGCCTTTGTCGCCGATTGCTCCGGCATGGATGGATTATCAAAAAGACTTCCAACGGGATCAAATCAAAGGCGCTGAGTTTTTTTATGTGCAAAACAAAGACGATGAGCAGTATCGCTTGAGCATGCGTTTTGAGATGGGTACCTGGAGCAACAAATTATTGCCGCTCGCAGCGCAGTACCTGCAATTGGCCAGCACGGATAAATACACGGCAGACCAGTTCAGCCAGGAATTGTTCAAAACGGCAACGGCCTATAATTTTACCCCTGGACAAGAGTTCACTACACTTACGCTGAGTGGTTTGCAGGAACACCTGGGTGCAGGTTTGGCCTTGGTAGAAGAGTTGATCCGCAACTGCAAGGCCGACGAACAGGTGTGGAACAACCTGAAAGCCCGCTTGTTGAAGAGTCGCAAAGACGCAAAGTCGAACAAAAATGCCATTCGCGCTGCCGTGCGCACCTATGCGCAATACGGTGCTAAAAACCCTTTCAACCATGTGCTCAGCGATGCGGAAATCAATGCGTTGAAGGCGGAAGATTTGGTCAATTTGTTGAAAGACTTGTTCAATCACAAACACCAAATCATCTATTACGGCCCTAAAACACTGGCAGAAATCAAACCGATGCTGGAGAAAGCCCATGCGTTGCCCGCCAGTTTTAAAGCCAATCCGGCTAAAGTCAACTACGCAAAAATCACTCAGGACAAACCACAAGTGTTGTTTGCGAACTACGACATGGTGCAAACTGAAATTGACTGGATCCGCAACACGGAAATGTACAATCCTCAATTGGCACCTACGCTCAATGTGTTCAACAATTATTTTGGAGCAGGTGGATTTTCATGTCTGGTAGTCCAAACTTTGCGGGAATCCAAGGCTTTGGCTTATGCCACCCAGGCCTATTATGCGCCTCCGGGTAAAAAAGATGAACGGTATACCATGCAGGCTTACATCCAAACCCAGGCCGACAAATTTAAAGAAGCAGTGGAAGGTATGAATGAACTGCTGAATGAATTACCGGAATCGGAGGGGTTCCTTACCTCGGCCAAAACGGCAATCAAAAATGGCATCGAAACGGACCGTACCAAAGGGGACGATATCGTGTTCAGTTACCTGGCCGCGCAACTGCGAGGCGTTGATCACGACGACCGTAAACATACCTACGAAAAAGCGTCAAGCATTGCATACAATGACTTAAAAGCTTTCCACGCAGCGAACATCAGCAATAAAGCTTATACGCTTTGTGTGCTAGGCTCTGACAAACGCCTGAAGATGGAAGACCTCAAGGCTTATGGTGAAGTGAAGACGATGAGTTTGGAGGAGTTGTTTGGGTATTGA
- a CDS encoding LON peptidase substrate-binding domain-containing protein, producing the protein MEFVLLPQFPLQIVVYPNENLNLHIFEPRYRQLIKESEEKGTTFGIPTFLNNRVMPIGTEIQLLTVEKQHDGGEMDIKTKGISVYRMEQFINPVPGKLYAGATIVRIETDLEYDWALNEKILGYLIELFDLLNIDKPLPDGPSDFVTYDVAHHAGMSTEQEYELLTMLTEKERQTFLIQHLEQFLPMVKEMRNLQQRALLNGHFKDLKPLL; encoded by the coding sequence ATGGAATTTGTTTTATTGCCGCAATTTCCGCTGCAGATTGTCGTCTATCCAAACGAAAATCTGAACCTACATATTTTTGAACCCCGTTACCGACAACTCATCAAAGAAAGTGAGGAAAAGGGCACCACTTTTGGTATTCCTACTTTCCTCAACAACAGGGTAATGCCTATTGGAACAGAGATCCAACTCCTCACGGTGGAAAAGCAGCATGACGGAGGCGAAATGGACATCAAAACCAAGGGGATTAGTGTATACCGCATGGAGCAATTCATCAATCCGGTGCCCGGAAAACTCTACGCAGGTGCAACCATTGTGCGCATAGAAACCGACCTGGAATACGATTGGGCTTTGAATGAAAAAATCCTCGGGTATCTGATTGAGTTGTTCGATCTGTTGAACATTGACAAACCCTTGCCCGACGGCCCCAGTGATTTTGTCACTTATGACGTCGCGCACCATGCGGGGATGTCCACCGAACAGGAATACGAATTGTTGACCATGCTTACCGAAAAAGAGCGCCAAACTTTTTTGATCCAGCACCTGGAACAGTTTCTGCCAATGGTCAAAGAAATGCGCAACTTGCAACAAAGGGCTTTGTTGAATGGTCATTTTAAAGATTTGAAGCCACTTTTGTAA
- a CDS encoding MG2 domain-containing protein has translation MSMLNAKALRPLVLGTTTVVLFLALLSTGCRKNKDISTLAAENPFVYAYTSGVISKTDPIRVRFAQNVANSDEIGKEAPAILSISPNIKGKLTWEDANTLRLDPNQDLVSGTTYDVSVNVKQVIQDAKGENANFAFQFHTREQHYQVELEGMRSASATDYSKQSLKGTVYTSDVAENTEVEKMLNAQQDGGKLNVQWNHSTDQLVHYFTVKSVNRGQQPSEVKLAYDGNSIGVKNDKSETYKIPAVGSFTAMDADAVQIPEQYIRITFSDPLNKSQNLDGLISIDEYEGTLRYIIEDNTVRVYPDKTLDGSYRVRIAPGVENTKGNTFVETTIWDVTFEEIKPGVRLVGKGVILPNSEGLMFPFESAGLKSVDIEVFKIYNNNILQFLQDNSLDGEYDLYKVGRIVLQKKVNLQTLSPNAKAGRWSRYAIDLGKLIKADEQAIYQVRIGFRSEYAAIGCMADANANGLGGDPFSRTGEDEDEPLESIMDNYYGYEGYYDDYEYENRDDPCTKEYYNSDHFVQRNVISSNLGLIAKKGGNRKLMVIVSDLRSTDPISGAQVEVFDRQNQSIGKGSSNGDGIADVAYKGNPFVAIVTHSGQRGYIRLEDGESLSLSKFDVAGSVTQKGLKGLLYGERGVWRPGDSVYLNFMIEDREKRLPENYPITMELYNARGQLQEKRTSSKTVGGIYPLYFATSPDAPTGNWRVKVKAGGAIFEKILKIETVKPNRIKVDLNTGSGNELQAEDGKMNARLQADWLTGSPASGLKAIVEVQLREASTGFPKYPSYIFDDPARKLTKTEPRVIFDNVLDGEGKANISTTLLEEDLAPGMLTASFQTRVFEKGGDFSTDNVSVKYSPYSSYAGMEIPKNKYGSPQFEVGKNNTIRLVDVDKNGKPVSGRRLSIGLYKVEWRWWWDQYQENEANYNSGEHVGAVQTAAVNTNAKGEASWSFKTSTWGRYMIRVCDAESGHCTGGFIYIGTPWYEGDDMDDNFREAAAMLSFQADKEKYNVGETVTLTIPGGKNGRVLVSLETGTKILQTFWAKSVEGENKITFKTTPDMSPTVYANVALIQPHGQVANDLPIRLYGITPIQIENAETLLSPTIESPAEFRPETTVSVSVGEKSGKAMAYSLAVVDEGLLGLTRFKTPNPHDVFYAREALGVQTWDIYDKVLGAFAGEMEGILSIGGDGAIDPGALNNTANRFKPMVVCLGPFELAKGRTNKHQIKIPNYIGAVRVMVVAAKDNAYGAADKSVPVRNPLMVRSTLPRVISPGDQFELPVNVFVTDAKISNVQVKVSESSGLVSIEDGDQSMSFSRNNTDQITGFKIKVKDRTGIAKFKIMATGGGASSAEEIEIDVRNPNPFQTKVFAEVVEPGKSWEQAIEVFGSAGTRSTMLEVSNVPPLNLGERLGYLLSYPYGCIEQTISAAFPQLFVSNLMELDEKRQKEVATNIKAAIERVKTFQTNEGGFTYWPGNGTPDHWSTSYVGHFLVEAKAKGYDVPQNLIKDWSKFQKKVARMWDSKLPAYGFWSIEGHELSQAYRLYTLALAGEADMASMNRLRENPKINLAARWRLAAAYALAGKPEVAKELIQDKPTEVAEYTEMSYTYGSGMRDRAMILETLVLLKDMKKAGALVQYLSQGLSSQRWYSTQTVAYTLMAVSKYLGDQKATQTFSFSYAVSGGQSTSANSKSAIMQINLPAGGSNTSLTVKNTSKAKLFVRVVQRGQPTAGQESAQANDLKIAVAYTDMSGKALDPANLPQGKDFIAEVRVNHPNSRPVPYLELALNQTFPSGWEISNSRMTDIESTSQSAFDYQDIRDDRVNTFFDLPESQSKTFRVRLNAAYPGRYYLPAVSCSAMYDNSISANTKGMWVTVTAR, from the coding sequence ATGTCAATGCTTAACGCCAAAGCCCTACGGCCACTTGTACTGGGTACTACTACAGTGGTTCTTTTTCTAGCCCTTTTGAGTACTGGCTGTCGAAAAAACAAAGACATCAGTACCCTTGCCGCCGAAAATCCCTTTGTGTACGCTTACACCTCCGGGGTGATTTCCAAAACCGATCCCATCCGGGTTCGTTTTGCTCAGAATGTAGCGAATTCTGATGAGATTGGCAAAGAAGCGCCAGCAATTTTGTCTATTTCACCCAATATCAAAGGTAAATTGACCTGGGAAGACGCCAACACGCTGCGCTTGGATCCCAACCAGGATCTGGTTTCTGGCACTACTTATGACGTTTCGGTAAATGTAAAACAAGTCATCCAAGACGCCAAAGGAGAAAACGCCAATTTTGCTTTTCAATTTCATACCCGCGAGCAGCACTACCAGGTTGAACTGGAGGGCATGCGCTCGGCCAGCGCCACCGATTATTCCAAACAAAGCCTCAAAGGTACCGTATACACTTCCGATGTAGCCGAGAACACCGAGGTGGAAAAAATGCTCAACGCCCAGCAGGACGGAGGAAAACTCAATGTGCAATGGAATCACTCCACTGACCAGCTCGTGCATTATTTCACCGTTAAATCCGTCAACCGCGGCCAGCAACCCTCGGAGGTCAAACTTGCCTACGATGGCAACTCAATCGGGGTAAAAAACGACAAATCCGAGACCTACAAAATCCCGGCGGTGGGCAGTTTTACCGCTATGGATGCCGATGCGGTACAAATACCGGAACAATACATCCGCATCACCTTTTCTGACCCGCTGAACAAATCCCAAAACCTGGACGGTTTGATCTCCATCGATGAATACGAAGGTACTTTGCGCTACATCATCGAAGACAATACCGTGCGGGTGTACCCCGACAAAACCCTCGACGGCAGTTACCGGGTGCGCATTGCTCCCGGCGTTGAAAATACCAAAGGCAATACTTTTGTCGAAACCACCATTTGGGATGTCACTTTTGAAGAAATCAAACCAGGAGTTCGCCTCGTAGGAAAAGGGGTCATTCTACCCAATTCTGAAGGGCTAATGTTTCCCTTTGAATCCGCGGGCCTCAAATCGGTGGACATCGAAGTTTTTAAGATTTACAACAACAATATCCTCCAGTTTTTACAAGACAACAGCCTGGACGGTGAATATGACTTGTACAAAGTTGGCCGGATTGTGTTGCAGAAAAAAGTCAACCTGCAAACCCTGAGCCCCAATGCCAAAGCGGGCCGTTGGTCGCGCTACGCCATCGACCTGGGCAAGTTGATCAAGGCCGACGAGCAAGCCATTTACCAGGTGCGGATTGGTTTCCGCTCCGAATACGCCGCGATAGGTTGTATGGCCGATGCCAACGCCAATGGTTTGGGTGGGGATCCTTTCTCCCGCACGGGCGAGGATGAAGATGAGCCCCTCGAAAGCATCATGGACAACTATTATGGCTACGAGGGCTATTATGATGATTACGAATACGAGAATCGGGATGATCCTTGTACAAAAGAATACTACAACTCCGACCATTTTGTACAACGCAACGTCATTTCTTCCAACCTGGGTTTGATTGCAAAAAAAGGCGGCAACCGCAAACTGATGGTCATCGTCAGCGACCTGCGCAGCACCGATCCCATCAGTGGCGCACAAGTGGAAGTTTTTGACCGCCAAAACCAATCCATTGGCAAAGGCAGCAGCAACGGAGACGGTATTGCCGATGTGGCCTACAAAGGCAATCCTTTTGTGGCCATCGTCACCCACAGTGGCCAACGGGGCTACATCCGCCTGGAAGATGGTGAATCGCTCTCCCTCAGCAAATTTGATGTGGCGGGCTCGGTGACCCAAAAAGGTTTGAAAGGATTGTTGTACGGCGAGCGTGGCGTTTGGCGCCCCGGAGACTCGGTGTACCTCAACTTCATGATCGAAGACCGCGAAAAACGCCTGCCCGAAAATTACCCCATCACCATGGAGTTGTACAATGCCCGGGGTCAATTGCAGGAAAAACGTACTTCGTCCAAAACCGTAGGCGGCATTTATCCCCTGTACTTTGCGACCAGCCCAGACGCCCCTACGGGCAACTGGCGGGTAAAAGTTAAAGCGGGAGGAGCGATTTTTGAAAAAATCCTCAAAATTGAAACCGTTAAACCCAACCGCATCAAGGTGGATTTGAATACCGGAAGCGGAAATGAATTGCAGGCTGAAGACGGCAAAATGAATGCCCGCTTGCAAGCCGATTGGCTGACGGGGTCACCTGCCAGTGGATTGAAAGCCATTGTAGAAGTACAATTGCGTGAAGCCTCCACGGGTTTCCCCAAATACCCCAGCTATATATTTGACGATCCGGCGCGCAAGTTGACCAAAACCGAACCACGGGTCATTTTTGACAATGTGCTCGATGGCGAAGGCAAAGCCAACATCAGCACCACCTTGTTGGAAGAAGACCTGGCACCGGGCATGCTCACGGCATCTTTCCAAACCCGGGTGTTCGAAAAAGGGGGCGACTTCAGTACCGACAATGTTTCGGTGAAGTACTCCCCTTATTCCAGTTATGCCGGTATGGAAATTCCGAAAAACAAATACGGCAGTCCCCAATTTGAGGTGGGCAAAAACAATACCATCCGTTTGGTGGATGTGGATAAAAATGGCAAACCCGTCAGTGGCCGTCGCCTCTCGATTGGTTTGTATAAGGTAGAATGGCGCTGGTGGTGGGATCAATACCAGGAAAACGAAGCCAACTACAACTCTGGTGAGCACGTAGGTGCGGTACAAACCGCTGCGGTGAACACCAATGCCAAAGGGGAAGCCAGCTGGAGTTTCAAAACCAGCACCTGGGGCCGTTACATGATCCGGGTTTGTGATGCCGAAAGCGGCCACTGCACCGGAGGGTTTATTTACATCGGTACGCCCTGGTACGAAGGTGACGATATGGACGACAATTTCCGCGAAGCCGCAGCCATGCTGAGTTTCCAGGCGGACAAAGAGAAATACAACGTAGGTGAAACGGTGACCTTGACCATTCCCGGCGGGAAAAACGGTCGGGTCTTGGTTTCTCTGGAAACAGGCACCAAAATCCTGCAAACTTTCTGGGCCAAATCGGTAGAAGGTGAAAACAAAATCACCTTCAAAACCACCCCGGACATGTCGCCAACCGTGTACGCCAACGTCGCCTTGATCCAGCCACACGGCCAAGTGGCGAATGACTTGCCGATTCGTCTGTATGGCATTACGCCCATCCAGATTGAAAATGCGGAGACCCTCCTCAGCCCGACCATCGAATCGCCCGCTGAATTCCGGCCAGAAACGACCGTAAGTGTCAGCGTCGGCGAAAAATCGGGCAAAGCCATGGCCTATAGCCTGGCCGTGGTAGACGAAGGTTTGTTGGGGCTGACCCGCTTCAAAACCCCCAATCCGCACGATGTTTTTTATGCTCGCGAAGCCCTTGGCGTTCAAACCTGGGACATTTACGATAAAGTTCTCGGCGCTTTTGCCGGTGAAATGGAAGGCATCCTCAGCATTGGTGGCGACGGTGCCATCGATCCCGGTGCCTTGAACAATACCGCCAACCGCTTCAAACCCATGGTGGTTTGTCTGGGGCCTTTCGAATTGGCCAAAGGCCGCACGAACAAGCACCAGATCAAAATACCCAACTACATCGGAGCTGTGCGGGTGATGGTGGTGGCCGCCAAAGACAATGCCTACGGCGCTGCGGATAAAAGTGTACCCGTGCGCAACCCGCTCATGGTGCGCTCTACCTTGCCCAGGGTGATTTCTCCCGGCGATCAGTTTGAACTGCCCGTGAACGTGTTTGTCACCGATGCCAAAATCAGCAATGTACAGGTCAAGGTGAGCGAAAGTAGCGGCTTGGTATCGATTGAAGACGGTGACCAAAGCATGAGCTTCAGCCGCAACAATACGGATCAAATTACTGGTTTTAAAATCAAGGTGAAAGACAGGACGGGTATTGCGAAATTCAAAATTATGGCCACGGGTGGCGGTGCTTCTTCAGCAGAAGAAATTGAAATCGACGTGCGCAATCCGAATCCGTTCCAAACCAAAGTGTTTGCCGAGGTGGTAGAACCCGGCAAGTCCTGGGAACAAGCCATCGAAGTATTCGGCTCGGCGGGAACCCGCAGTACTATGCTGGAAGTATCCAATGTGCCCCCACTCAACCTGGGCGAACGTTTGGGTTACCTCCTCTCCTACCCTTATGGCTGTATTGAACAAACGATCTCGGCGGCATTCCCGCAGTTGTTTGTAAGCAACCTCATGGAACTGGATGAAAAACGCCAAAAAGAAGTCGCCACCAACATCAAAGCGGCCATTGAGCGCGTCAAAACCTTCCAAACCAACGAAGGTGGTTTCACCTACTGGCCCGGCAATGGCACGCCTGATCATTGGTCGACGAGCTACGTAGGGCATTTCCTCGTGGAGGCCAAAGCCAAAGGGTACGATGTGCCGCAAAACCTGATCAAGGATTGGAGCAAATTCCAGAAAAAAGTGGCACGGATGTGGGATTCCAAACTGCCCGCTTACGGCTTCTGGAGCATCGAAGGCCATGAATTGAGCCAGGCTTACCGCTTGTACACCCTGGCCCTGGCGGGTGAGGCCGACATGGCGTCGATGAACCGCTTGCGCGAAAATCCCAAAATCAACCTGGCGGCACGCTGGCGTTTGGCTGCGGCTTATGCCCTGGCCGGGAAACCAGAGGTGGCCAAGGAATTGATCCAGGACAAACCCACCGAAGTGGCCGAATATACCGAGATGAGTTACACCTACGGATCGGGCATGCGCGACCGCGCCATGATCCTCGAAACCCTGGTGTTGCTCAAAGACATGAAAAAAGCTGGGGCACTGGTGCAATACCTCTCGCAAGGATTGAGCAGCCAGCGTTGGTACTCTACCCAAACCGTTGCGTACACCTTGATGGCGGTATCCAAGTATTTGGGTGATCAAAAAGCGACCCAGACCTTTAGTTTCAGCTACGCGGTAAGTGGAGGCCAAAGCACTTCGGCCAACTCCAAAAGTGCCATCATGCAGATCAACTTGCCCGCAGGTGGCAGCAATACCAGCCTGACCGTGAAAAATACCAGCAAAGCCAAGCTCTTTGTCCGGGTGGTGCAACGTGGTCAACCCACCGCAGGACAGGAATCGGCCCAGGCCAATGACCTCAAAATTGCGGTTGCCTATACCGACATGAGTGGCAAAGCGCTGGATCCGGCCAATCTGCCCCAGGGCAAAGACTTTATCGCCGAAGTACGGGTGAATCACCCCAATTCGCGCCCCGTACCTTACCTGGAGCTGGCCCTGAACCAAACCTTCCCCTCGGGCTGGGAAATCAGCAACAGCCGCATGACGGACATCGAAAGTACGTCCCAATCGGCCTTCGATTACCAAGACATCCGGGATGATCGGGTAAATACCTTCTTCGACCTGCCAGAAAGCCAAAGCAAAACCTTCCGGGTGCGTTTGAATGCGGCTTATCCGGGGCGGTATTATTTGCCAGCGGTGTCTTGCTCAGCGATGTATGATAACTCGATTAGTGCGAATACGAAGGGGATGTGGGTGACGGTGACAGCGCGGTGA